A genomic window from Halorubrum trapanicum includes:
- a CDS encoding iron ABC transporter permease, producing MTGVDGGRATGDDDRATDDGRRADRLTRLREGVESHALTALAVLTSAALVVAFYYPTATVLIEAVVVDGAVTLAVFAEVLTDPFYFGELARLLSGESPAAVARSLLSPDRRLGIVGFTAYQAVLSTLASVALGLPAAYLLARFEFPGRRTLRSLTIVPFVLPSIMVAVGFVATFGDNGTLNAALTAIGLPPVDLLFTLEAVVIAHAFYNAPLVARVTAAAWESVDASAVETARSLGAGPVRAFVDVVAPQVYPAVLTGAALTFVFTFGTFPIVLALGGFQLATVEVFIYRLVRDLSYAEAAALAIVELAISLGVLLAYLRYEARSSTNTRGARPLPRRPLFPPAPTLRELLPRAGLAAYVAVAGIIFLAPIASMVLASVTGGDGALTLDHYRFLVERQQTGAAFQVRPWPAIRNSLVFATGATLLALPMGVVVAVLTTRRYRGRTLVDAAVMAPLAVSGIIVGLGLLRGLVFGVEIAGWRIAASGAVAIVVAHAVSGYPFVVRTVSPGLAGLDRSLVESARALGASRARVVRDVELPLVWPAVVAGAAFAFAVSIGEFTSTVVLATGADAYTMPVAIERFIGRRLGPATAMGVVLLVVTGLSFVVIERLGGEHRGL from the coding sequence GTGACGGGAGTCGACGGCGGGCGTGCGACCGGTGACGACGACCGGGCGACCGACGACGGCCGGCGTGCGGACCGGCTGACCCGCCTCCGCGAGGGCGTCGAGTCGCACGCGCTGACCGCGCTCGCGGTCCTCACCAGCGCCGCGCTCGTCGTCGCCTTCTACTACCCGACCGCGACCGTCCTGATCGAGGCGGTCGTCGTCGACGGCGCCGTCACCCTCGCGGTCTTCGCCGAGGTCCTCACCGACCCGTTCTACTTCGGCGAACTCGCGCGGCTGCTGTCGGGCGAATCGCCGGCCGCGGTCGCGCGCTCGCTGCTCTCTCCGGACCGCCGGCTGGGGATCGTCGGCTTCACCGCGTACCAGGCGGTCCTCTCGACGCTCGCGAGCGTCGCCCTCGGGCTCCCCGCCGCCTACCTGCTCGCGCGCTTCGAGTTCCCCGGCCGGCGGACGCTGCGTTCGCTCACCATCGTCCCGTTCGTCCTCCCGTCGATCATGGTCGCGGTCGGGTTCGTCGCCACGTTCGGCGACAACGGCACCCTGAACGCCGCGCTGACCGCGATCGGGCTCCCGCCGGTCGACCTGCTCTTCACCCTCGAAGCGGTGGTGATCGCCCACGCGTTCTACAACGCGCCGCTCGTGGCGCGCGTGACGGCCGCGGCGTGGGAGTCGGTGGACGCGAGCGCGGTCGAGACGGCCCGGAGCCTCGGCGCCGGCCCGGTCCGCGCGTTCGTCGACGTGGTCGCGCCGCAGGTGTACCCCGCGGTGCTGACGGGCGCGGCCCTCACCTTCGTGTTCACCTTCGGCACGTTCCCCATCGTCTTAGCGCTCGGCGGGTTCCAGCTCGCGACCGTGGAGGTGTTCATTTATCGGCTGGTGCGCGACCTGAGCTACGCCGAGGCCGCCGCGCTGGCGATCGTCGAGCTCGCGATCTCGCTCGGGGTCCTCCTCGCGTACCTCCGGTACGAGGCCCGCAGCTCGACGAACACGCGGGGCGCGCGCCCGCTGCCGCGGCGACCGCTGTTCCCGCCGGCCCCCACCCTCCGAGAGCTGCTGCCGCGGGCGGGGCTCGCCGCCTACGTCGCCGTCGCGGGGATCATCTTCCTCGCGCCGATCGCGTCGATGGTCCTCGCGAGCGTCACGGGCGGTGACGGCGCGCTCACGCTCGACCACTACCGGTTCCTCGTCGAGCGCCAGCAGACGGGGGCGGCGTTCCAGGTGCGGCCGTGGCCCGCCATCCGGAACTCGCTGGTCTTCGCGACGGGGGCGACCCTGCTCGCGCTGCCGATGGGCGTCGTCGTCGCGGTGCTGACCACGCGGCGGTACCGCGGGCGGACGCTGGTCGACGCGGCCGTGATGGCGCCGCTGGCGGTGTCCGGGATCATCGTCGGCCTCGGCCTGCTTCGGGGGCTCGTCTTCGGCGTCGAGATCGCGGGGTGGCGGATCGCCGCGAGCGGCGCGGTCGCGATCGTCGTCGCGCACGCGGTCTCGGGCTACCCGTTCGTCGTGCGCACCGTGTCGCCCGGGCTCGCCGGGCTGGACCGCTCGCTCGTCGAGTCCGCGCGGGCGCTCGGCGCCTCGCGGGCGCGGGTGGTCCGCGACGTGGAGCTCCCCCTCGTCTGGCCCGCCGTCGTCGCGGGCGCGGCGTTCGCGTTCGCGGTGTCGATCGGCGAGTTCACCTCGACCGTCGTGCTGGCGACCGGCGCCGACGCGTACACGATGCCCGTCGCGATCGAACGCTTCATCGGGCGGCGGCTCGGACCGGCGACCGCCATGGGCGTCGTCCTGCTGGTCGTCACCGGCCTCAGCTTCGTCGTCATCGAGCGGCTGGGAGGTGAGCACCGTGGGCTCTGA
- the hisA gene encoding 1-(5-phosphoribosyl)-5-[(5-phosphoribosylamino)methylideneamino]imidazole-4-carboxamide isomerase, with translation MSDFPEFEVIPAVDVQDGEVVQLVGGERGTGKRYGDPVAAAERWIEAGAGTLHLVDLDGAFEGERVNAAAIESVVESVPDAVGLQLGGGIRTAEGARDLLELGLDRVILGTAAVETPEIVAEIDETHPGSVVVSLDAKDGEVVVSGWTEGTGLDPAEAAARYEELGAGAILFTNVDVEGQLEGIDREAVASVVEAVDIPVIASGGVASVEDVVDLKEAGAAAVVVGTALYEGEFTLREAQNAADEI, from the coding sequence ATGAGCGACTTCCCCGAGTTCGAGGTGATCCCCGCCGTCGACGTGCAGGACGGCGAGGTCGTCCAGTTGGTCGGCGGCGAGCGCGGGACGGGCAAGCGCTACGGCGACCCGGTCGCGGCCGCCGAGCGGTGGATCGAGGCGGGCGCCGGCACGCTCCACCTCGTCGACCTCGACGGCGCGTTCGAGGGCGAGCGCGTCAACGCGGCGGCGATCGAGTCGGTCGTCGAGAGCGTTCCGGACGCGGTCGGCCTCCAACTGGGGGGCGGCATCCGCACGGCAGAGGGCGCGCGCGACCTCCTCGAGTTGGGCCTCGACCGCGTCATCCTCGGTACCGCGGCGGTCGAGACGCCCGAGATCGTCGCCGAGATCGACGAGACGCACCCCGGGAGCGTCGTCGTCAGCCTCGACGCGAAGGACGGCGAGGTCGTGGTGTCGGGGTGGACCGAGGGGACCGGGCTCGACCCGGCCGAGGCCGCGGCGCGCTACGAAGAGCTGGGCGCCGGCGCGATCCTCTTTACGAACGTCGACGTGGAAGGGCAGTTAGAGGGGATCGACCGCGAGGCGGTCGCGAGCGTCGTCGAGGCCGTGGACATACCCGTCATCGCCTCCGGCGGCGTGGCGAGCGTCGAGGACGTTGTCGATTTAAAAGAGGCCGGCGCGGCCGCGGTCGTCGTCGGCACCGCGCTGTACGAGGGCGAGTTCACGCTCCGAGAGGCGCAGAACGCGGCCGATGAGATTTAA
- a CDS encoding thiamine ABC transporter substrate binding subunit, which produces MTTDESETRRRRARSRTRRRFLTAAGAAGAAALAGCSAERVGDGGDGSGSDGSESEGDGAADGNDTDDGEDGSDGETPTLTVATYTSFIDAPSVSPGEWLKEEFESRVDAELEWATPSNEVNYYIERAASGASIDADLYVGLTTEDLVRVDDELDGDLFVEAGDVDGRDAVKEGLRFDPFDRAVPYDTGYISLVYDGTATEAPETFEGLLDEEHRGALIAQNPGASSTGRAFLLHTVNRFGDGGVASDGDGEAIAGEDGDPDYDYLDYWADLQENEVRVLGSWDDAYAAWSEGEAPMVVSYSTDQVFADMEGQDLDKHQIRFLNDQAYANPEGMAVFAEADEPDLAREFMSFMLEPAVQGQIARRNVAFPATNGAELPSDYAELAKEPADPVTFTYDELQGSVDAWVEAWERQFAGN; this is translated from the coding sequence ATGACTACCGACGAGAGCGAGACGCGGCGGCGACGCGCCCGGTCACGCACCCGACGACGGTTCCTGACGGCGGCCGGGGCGGCGGGGGCCGCCGCGCTCGCCGGCTGTAGCGCCGAGCGCGTCGGCGACGGGGGCGACGGCTCCGGGAGCGACGGCTCCGAGAGCGAGGGGGACGGTGCGGCCGACGGAAACGACACCGACGACGGTGAGGACGGAAGCGACGGCGAGACGCCGACGCTGACGGTCGCGACGTACACGAGCTTCATCGACGCGCCCTCCGTGAGCCCCGGCGAGTGGCTCAAAGAGGAGTTCGAGAGCCGCGTCGACGCCGAGCTGGAGTGGGCGACCCCGAGCAACGAGGTGAACTACTACATCGAGCGCGCCGCGTCCGGCGCGTCGATCGACGCCGACCTCTACGTGGGGCTCACCACGGAGGACCTCGTGCGCGTCGACGACGAGCTCGACGGCGACCTCTTCGTCGAGGCGGGCGACGTCGACGGGCGCGACGCGGTGAAGGAGGGGCTCCGGTTCGACCCGTTCGACCGCGCGGTCCCGTACGACACCGGGTACATCAGCCTCGTGTACGACGGCACCGCGACGGAGGCCCCGGAGACGTTCGAGGGGCTGCTCGACGAGGAGCACAGGGGCGCGCTCATCGCGCAGAACCCCGGCGCCTCCTCGACCGGGCGCGCGTTCCTCCTCCACACGGTCAACCGCTTCGGCGACGGCGGCGTCGCGAGCGACGGCGACGGCGAGGCGATCGCGGGCGAGGACGGCGACCCCGACTACGACTACCTCGACTACTGGGCGGACCTCCAGGAGAACGAGGTGCGCGTCCTCGGCTCGTGGGACGACGCGTACGCGGCGTGGAGCGAGGGAGAGGCGCCGATGGTCGTCTCCTACTCCACCGACCAGGTGTTCGCCGACATGGAGGGGCAGGACCTCGACAAACACCAGATCCGCTTCCTGAACGACCAGGCGTACGCGAACCCCGAGGGGATGGCGGTCTTCGCCGAGGCGGACGAACCCGACCTCGCCCGGGAGTTCATGTCGTTCATGCTGGAGCCGGCGGTTCAGGGCCAGATCGCCCGGCGCAACGTCGCGTTCCCGGCGACGAACGGCGCCGAGCTGCCGAGCGACTACGCCGAGCTGGCGAAGGAGCCGGCCGACCCGGTGACGTTCACCTACGACGAGCTTCAGGGCTCGGTCGACGCGTGGGTCGAGGCCTGGGAGCGGCAGTTCGCCGGGAACTAA
- the hisB gene encoding imidazoleglycerol-phosphate dehydratase HisB: MSEHDRTAAVTRETSETTIELTLAVDGDGESEVSTGIGFYDHMLESFAKHGLFDLTVRCDGDLAIDDHHTVEDVAICLGEAFDEALGDKRGIRRYADRRVPLDEAVASVVVDVAGRPYYDFSGEFSQESVGEFTSAMADHFALSLAHNAGLTLHATVETGDNAHHEVEALFKALARALDDATRLDERRSDTPSTKGEL; this comes from the coding sequence ATGAGCGAGCACGACCGGACCGCGGCCGTCACCCGCGAGACGAGCGAGACGACGATCGAACTCACCCTCGCGGTCGACGGCGACGGGGAGAGCGAGGTCTCGACGGGGATCGGCTTCTACGACCACATGCTCGAATCGTTCGCCAAGCACGGCCTCTTCGACCTGACGGTCCGCTGTGACGGCGACCTCGCGATCGACGACCACCACACGGTCGAGGACGTTGCGATCTGCCTCGGCGAGGCGTTCGACGAGGCGCTCGGCGACAAGCGCGGAATTCGGCGGTACGCCGACCGGCGCGTCCCGCTCGACGAGGCGGTCGCGAGCGTCGTCGTCGACGTCGCCGGGCGCCCGTACTACGACTTCTCCGGCGAGTTCTCGCAGGAGTCGGTCGGGGAGTTCACCAGCGCCATGGCCGACCACTTCGCGCTCTCGCTGGCGCACAACGCCGGGCTGACGCTCCACGCGACCGTCGAGACGGGCGACAACGCCCACCACGAGGTCGAGGCGCTGTTCAAGGCCCTGGCCCGCGCGCTCGACGACGCCACCCGCCTCGACGAGCGCCGCAGCGACACGCCCAGCACGAAGGGGGAGCTCTGA